One stretch of Streptomyces peucetius DNA includes these proteins:
- the eccD gene encoding type VII secretion integral membrane protein EccD, whose product MTAPAAATGNGQPAPAAPSGGGTGFCRVTVVAPDGRVDVALPEDIPVADLYPEILRLSGQSPAPGAPVGYHLVRRDGSVLEGSRSLAAQRILDGELLSLRPFSESLPPAVFDDVADAVASAVARDRTLWTDGLMRASGLVGGSVLLALLAFVLWTADPRHDMHGLPGILAAVAGVLLLALAGVRARVYDDRGSAVALGAGAMANAAVAGAGLLPLAEGQGIGKLQFLLACAAVLVVSVILMIVSPGGDGPFVAFVFASAVGLLVTFIAIMTGMTPSETAAVCAPLSVGALAFLPGLSTRFARLPIGFEPPRTSVGDYGDDPTPPGPVDARRIAAQARRGHELLLGLVGGCALVAVGSAAVLGFSDDVWGQLLALATGVAMLMRAHLFRYTTQVGCALAAGLGALVLLGLGLTLNPPTALFRDALGGDSAALDIRTVWLTAAIAGVAALMVAIGLIVPRKGVTPFWGRFLEIAETVVLLTLVPLCLAVFDVYHSIRALTS is encoded by the coding sequence ATGACGGCCCCAGCCGCGGCCACCGGAAACGGCCAGCCCGCTCCCGCGGCTCCGTCCGGCGGCGGAACCGGTTTCTGCCGGGTCACGGTCGTCGCACCGGACGGTCGCGTCGACGTGGCGTTGCCCGAGGACATTCCTGTCGCCGACCTCTACCCGGAGATCCTGCGTCTTTCCGGGCAGAGCCCCGCGCCGGGCGCCCCCGTCGGATACCACCTCGTGCGTCGCGACGGCAGTGTGCTGGAAGGGTCCCGCTCGCTGGCCGCCCAGCGCATCCTCGACGGTGAGCTGCTGTCCCTGCGTCCCTTCTCCGAGTCCCTGCCGCCGGCTGTCTTCGACGATGTCGCGGATGCCGTGGCGTCCGCCGTCGCCCGCGACCGGACACTGTGGACCGACGGTCTGATGCGTGCCTCCGGCCTGGTCGGCGGGTCGGTGCTGCTGGCGCTGCTGGCCTTCGTGCTGTGGACGGCCGACCCCCGGCACGACATGCACGGGCTGCCCGGCATCCTGGCCGCCGTCGCCGGTGTCCTGCTGCTGGCGCTCGCGGGGGTACGGGCCCGGGTCTACGACGACCGCGGCTCGGCCGTCGCCCTCGGCGCCGGTGCCATGGCGAACGCGGCTGTCGCGGGAGCGGGGCTCCTCCCGCTCGCCGAGGGCCAGGGCATCGGGAAGCTGCAGTTCCTGCTCGCGTGCGCGGCGGTCCTGGTCGTCTCCGTGATCCTCATGATCGTCTCGCCCGGCGGGGACGGACCCTTCGTGGCATTCGTCTTCGCGTCCGCCGTCGGGCTGCTGGTGACCTTCATTGCGATCATGACGGGGATGACCCCGAGCGAGACGGCCGCGGTGTGCGCGCCGCTGTCCGTGGGCGCACTCGCCTTCCTGCCCGGTCTGTCGACCCGCTTCGCCCGGCTTCCCATCGGTTTCGAACCGCCCCGGACGTCGGTCGGTGACTACGGGGACGATCCGACGCCCCCGGGGCCCGTCGACGCCCGGCGTATCGCCGCCCAGGCCCGGCGCGGCCACGAGCTGCTGCTCGGCCTCGTGGGCGGCTGCGCGCTCGTGGCCGTGGGCTCCGCCGCGGTGCTCGGCTTCTCCGACGATGTCTGGGGCCAGCTGCTGGCACTGGCCACCGGCGTCGCCATGCTGATGCGGGCCCACCTGTTCCGCTACACGACCCAGGTCGGCTGCGCTCTCGCGGCCGGGCTCGGCGCGCTCGTGCTGCTCGGACTGGGCCTCACGCTGAACCCGCCGACAGCCCTGTTCCGCGATGCGCTCGGAGGCGACTCCGCGGCGCTCGACATCCGTACGGTCTGGCTCACCGCCGCGATCGCCGGGGTCGCCGCGCTGATGGTCGCGATCGGGCTGATCGTGCCGCGCAAGGGGGTCACCCCGTTCTGGGGGCGCTTCCTGGAGATCGCGGAGACCGTTGTGCTGCTGACGCTCGTGCCGCTGTGTCTCGCCGTCTTCGACGTCTACCACTCCATCCGTGCGCTGACGTCTTAA